In Salarias fasciatus chromosome 13, fSalaFa1.1, whole genome shotgun sequence, the sequence TGGCCGCGCACTGCAGCAAGTTGTACAAGAAGTGATTTCTTgttgaaaaagtaaaacaacTGGAATTTGTCCACTGATCTTGCATCACTGGCAGAATATGGTGCGCCCTGCGCGTATGGTCACGTAAAACCGCGGATCAATGCTGACAGTTGCGCAGAGTCAGTGGAGGGATGTCTTACATTATAGCGTTCTGTTCTACAGTTCGGCTGAATGTCGTTTAGATCTTGTATCATCGCGGACAGTGGGCGGATTGATCTCATCAAAAGGTGTTGTCGGTGTTTTTTACATGTGCCTCATATGCACAAGTAAAACAGTGTAACAGTCCAAGTGAATGTCACACATAATACTACGCAATCATCCAATTTCCTACGACGGCGTACCATCTCATATGATTTCAGAATGACTACGCCGCGATCTCGCACATTTACAACTCTCGCCACATATTGCAGATTGATCCTGGACTTTTCACCTATAACCCAACGCCAGAAAGtccaccacagtctgcagctaaaaatgaaacatgtctAAGTCTAGGAAAGGTCATTTTGGACAGTCTCAGAAAGCTTCGGAGTGTGACCCACTGATTTCACATGATTTCGTAAAGCCATGTACCAAATCCCGTGAAAAATTTTCAATTTTCCATTTAAATCCAGTTGAGTAATAACAGTATGTTATTAGAATTGTGTCCGTCTCTCTGTGAGAGGACTGTTGCTCGCTCAGACTTCATCCATAATCACTTACAGCATCTTGCTACACTTATGTTGGATAAAGTGGGATAGACCATGGATGAAATGAGTGGATAAATGTATACCTCCTCTCGGAATTTCGCAGAAAACTCCTTAGGTAACTTCTGATTTCTTACATCGTTCCAAATCTGTGATacaaacagcaaagaaaacacagaagaacagGTGACCCTTTCTGGTGGAAACTATTTCAAAACATTAATGCACAAAGGAGTCAGTGAAACAAGTCAAAATACACAGAGGTTTCATcaaatctgctgcttccattGATAAAAGGCAGTCGTCTTTGTAGCTGCTTTGGTGTTTGTATATAATCCTCACCTGTTTTCTTCCATTGCCAGCAGACAATTTCCAAAGGAGTTCCAAAAATATCAGACCCAAGGCAAACATGTCCACTTTCTGGTCGTAAGTGTTTTTTGTAAGCTACATGAAAATAATACAGCATGTTAGGTCTTTATGTTTAAATGtgcaataatttaaaaaagcagaaattgTCAAATGATAATTGGAATAAAGTCATTAAATGTGGACATTTGGATGTCGACCACCTCACCTGTTCCGGGGCCATGTACAGCCGGGTTCCTGTTATGGTCCTCTTCATGATTTTGTCGTCGTCGGCGGCCTCAGCAGTGACCAAACCAAAGTCTCCAATCTTCACCTCTCCTCCTTGTCCAAACATGATATTAAGAGGCTAAGAAGAAGAGATATAATgcaaataatgtaaaataacaGATCAAGCCATGCTTAACACTTCAACCCAAAACTATGCAAGctcttttttctgacatttccttCTTACACACAGTTTAACATACAGTGGAGTTGACATAAAGAACATTTACAGCGAGAGGATGAATTGCCATgaagaaaaagttattttagatgAAGATATTTTCACCTTAAGGTCTCTGTGGATGAGGTTTTGGGAATGGATGTAGTCAACTCCATAGACAATTTGTCGAGCGACTGGCAGactttcctctcttctcttgaAGTGTGACGTATTACTCTCGTTCATATTGTCGATCCAATCGCTGAGCGTCTTGTCATATAGTTCCATCTTGATATAGAGGTACTGTGGAGGTGAATCACTGCCAGGTCCAACATGGAAAAGGTGCATGTGAGACATCACAGGCTCTAATTTCAATAAATAAGGAGTGGACAATAACTATTTCTGAGAGAATAAAACGTACTCAGAATGGCTGGAGTTGTCCGCTGCCGTCCCATCGTTGTATTTTGAATCTTCCATCCAACAATCGCGATACAAAACAATGTTTCTGTGATAGAGATCTGATAACGCTTGCACCTCACGCAGAGCTTTTCTGATCAAACACatacaaaaaagacaaaaagaaaatctcacAACAGTACAAAACTATTAGAAATACAGACCTGCTTGCACACTAAGTAGCACACTTACTTTTTAGCACGCACGATCTTTATGGCGCAGTATTTTCCCAGAAGCTTCTCTCTTGCTTTGTAAACCCGGCCAAAGCCTCCTTTACCAAGAGCCGTAATGTCATCAAAATCGGTTGTAAATCTACAGAAATCCAGAAAGTTGTTCAAGCGTTAGGGTGAAATTCAGCGTCTAGGGGGAATTCAGCTGAATGCTTCTGTGTACCTGGAGGAGGACGCCGTGTTACTTGCAGCGTTTTCGAAGCTTGGGTCTTTGGCAGAACTCTGAAAAGAATGAAATTTAGACATTAAAGAGTAATCCACAGCTTTTCaacatttatacattttaaattttaatacAAAATATACATATAAGGGTAggattttttccttttcttttctttttttaattgccacACCTGCTTTTCTTGTGAACTCTGTGAGGATGGCTCAGAAGACACTCttaaaggaaaacagagaataAACAATACTGTGAGCTTCACTAACTATGTTATTACTATACTGATCAACACCCCCACCCAGCCAACAAAAACTTACTGTGCATTTAGTCCTGTGAACCTGGATAAAGCGTTATTTTCCGATTCTATTGATCTGGAgacctaaaacacacacacaagtattAACTGTAAAAATATGACATGAAACTCAAATGATGTGTCCTGCTTGATTTCAGACTGCCTGGATTATGTCACAAAACTAACTTTTTTGTTACAGGTCTGAAAACGTGGGGCTGTCATATATTCAGAGACTCAGCGTTATGTTGAGTTCTGCACAGAGACTTTGGAAACACGAGGAAAATGTTCGGCCAAACATCGCTGCGCAAAGAATGATGACTGAATGATTAAACGGGGGGAAACGAAGCCAACTGCAGGTGCAGGATGAAATACAGTTAACAAGCTATTCAGAGGTTTTAAAACCAGAGCATGAGAGCAACAGCAGGTGGAGCCAAACTAGCAAGACAAGGGAAACGTGTGAAACCTACACTGTTTCACGAAAACAAACATGGGGTTGGGGGTGTCTTACATGCAGACCTATCAAAATCATGCTGCCATTacaaacaacagttttttttttgttttttgtttttaaatggcaCAGCTACCCAGGCTTGCTCTTATATTATGAGGAACGCCATTATTTGAAAGTGATTTAAGTGTTAGTATTAAATAATAAGGGAACAAACCTGCGCATTGGAATGATTTGAAGGCTCTGCAAATATTATGGAGTCACTTGTGTTGCTTGACATGTTGTGCGACAAAGCCTCACTGGAATcccttaagaaaaaaaaaaaacaacaacataaaagtTCAGCCTTAAGAGTACATAAAACtgatcattttttgtttttcttcaactaCAAGAATTAATGAACTTAATGATGCTGTTAAATGACGTACAGTGTGGTTGATGGTCCTGAAGATTCAGACGGTCCATCGTCTTCTGATTCGACTGACCTTAAAGACACCTAAAATGCACAGGGGTCATGCTCCACATCAGCAATGTCATTTAATTCAGCAACATTTTATGGAAAGAACTGTTGACACCACTGTTAATAAAAAGCTGAATCACAAATTATCAGTCACTTCTCATCTCATGACCTGACTCAGCAGAACCTGGGTCATACCTTACTGTCCCAGTCGGATTGTTCTTGAAGCGCTGACCAGGCCAGCCGAGCTGCTTTTTGTTGGGCCTCCTTTTTACTAGTACCTTCAGCCGCATCATATTCTTTATTGTTAATctttaatttgaagaaaaacCTGCATTATGGGGAGGCGGAAATGGTTTACATTTACTTCCACAGTAAACAGTGAGCCAGGAGATCCTGCAGGTCTATTCTGTCAAACTTACCGGAGGTTATGGGGCGGACCACTTCTCCCAACTTCAATATACGCACATTCAATTCCAGTTTTCTGACAGTAATGGTTGACAATTCCAATATAATTTATCTCTTTCTCTTTTAAGCCACTGTCTGAGGAGTTCAAGCTCAGGCTTCTTGTGCTGTTACTGTAACAAAGAAGCAAAATGTAACACCAGTGGAGTCGACTGAAGATTCTGTTGTCTGCTTTTGTGATTTACTCACCAGACATCAGAAAGCTTAGGTTGAAATTCTGCGTTATGCTGTCCTGACACGTGGTTGGAATTCTCTTCTGTAGTCTGGAAAATAGAAAAGGCACAATTCAGAGATCAACATCCTAGGGAGAAAAATTTAGCTGCATCATCAGGTCAGAGAAAACGTACCTCTGAAGACTGACTGCCATGTATCTCTTCATAAACCAGCCTAGCTGCAGCTTCCTTAGCTTGCCTACTTGTTTTCCCAGACGCCATTGGGTACTCCTTGTCACCAACCACAAACCTGCAGtaactaaattaaaaaagggCTTCAATTCATATTCTGGAAAAAGCACATTTCCATGTCCTTTGCAGCCATCTAACTACATAAAAGAACAccacaacatcaacagcagtaGGAGAAAACTACGGTGCAAAATAGCAAAAGGAAATGTTGATTGCAGTTCTAGATGCTTAAGATACTTGTTTCCAATAATGATAATGCAAAATGTAATTGCATGTTTCATGGTTTCTGATGGCACGTTGTCCTGTATTTTAATTAGGGATGATGTCTAATTGCTCTCACAGACATGTTCCTATATGGGAGATGATACTGCACAAAGTGTGCATACAGGCTGACAACTATGTGGTGTAGGATTTCACAAActacaaaataaatgtaaaagcatcgaacacacacacagagatcacATGATGTAAAATCTGGTTGGTCACTGGTCTTACTAAGTTGTCCCATGGCGCTCTGGTCTGGTGGTTTCTTCAGGCCTTATATTCACCCCGTTAATCTGGCCGTACTGGTTGAGACAGCAGATGTAGTTCAAACTATCCCGATGACCCGGTGCAGAAgctgctgttgcattttggTCCTGTTGAGAAAATGATAATAAGTACAGGTCAGAGGAGACATACAGTAAGTCAAGGATTCCTATTTTATTTCAGGCAGAGGGGAGCAATATTCTTACAGAGTCAACAGAGTCCTGATCGTCACCCTTTGACAGGCGCTTCCAGGCCTTTTCAGCTGCGTCTTGTTTGGCTTCCATCTTTGTTTTCCCCTCACCTACAGGATAAGTTTTACCATCGAGGGTTACCCTCCATCTAAACCTGAAAAATATTTATCAGAGAAAAAATGGGTTTACTTAAGTAGTCATACTAGAAATGTGCCAgggtggaaaacaaaacagctcgTCCTCACAACAAGGTCCAAGTTTTAATCCCAGCAGATTTAATCtgtgtggagattgcatgttatccctgtgTCTGATGAAGTTTTGATGGTATTCCAGTTCTGCTTCATTCCACAATTCAAAACCCCTGTTAGGTTATGTAGCAGGAATGTAATGGGTTCAAGTCCTGGGCTTCAAGGGTTTGcatgaatttgcatgttcttcctctgcaaTATGCTCGGGTTTTCTTGATGCCTTCTCTCAGAAAACATGCATGAAGGAAATTACTTAATTTTGAACAGACTCTGTTACAGGTTTAGCATCTTATacaaaatgcacaaacaaaTGGTAACACATTTATTTAGTGTAAAAAATGGTTTATTCTTTTTGGTGACCCGAGACAGAAGAACCTGCTCTGAGATTTTGACCACCGGAAAATATTTGCTTCCTGGTTGGTTCCACccacttaaataaaaaaacgtCACAGGTAGAAAACATGGAGGGTTTGGCTTTATTGATTAAAATGCGCCATACCTCT encodes:
- the LOC115399715 gene encoding interferon-induced, double-stranded RNA-activated protein kinase-like isoform X1, whose protein sequence is MASENYVGELNQYAQKHRVPLQIEYLGSDGPDHNKTFRWRVTLDGKTYPVGEGKTKMEAKQDAAEKAWKRLSKGDDQDSVDSDQNATAASAPGHRDSLNYICCLNQYGQINGVNIRPEETTRPERHGTTYYCRFVVGDKEYPMASGKTSRQAKEAAARLVYEEIHGSQSSETTEENSNHVSGQHNAEFQPKLSDVCNSTRSLSLNSSDSGLKEKEINYIGIVNHYCQKTGIECAYIEVGRSGPPHNLRFFFKLKINNKEYDAAEGTSKKEAQQKAARLAWSALQEQSDWDSKVSLRSVESEDDGPSESSGPSTTLDSSEALSHNMSSNTSDSIIFAEPSNHSNAQVSRSIESENNALSRFTGLNAQVSSEPSSQSSQEKQSSAKDPSFENAASNTASSSRFTTDFDDITALGKGGFGRVYKAREKLLGKYCAIKIVRAKKKALREVQALSDLYHRNIVLYRDCWMEDSKYNDGTAADNSSHSDDSPPQYLYIKMELYDKTLSDWIDNMNESNTSHFKRREESLPVARQIVYGVDYIHSQNLIHRDLKPLNIMFGQGGEVKIGDFGLVTAEAADDDKIMKRTITGTRLYMAPEQLTKNTYDQKVDMFALGLIFLELLWKLSAGNGRKQIWNDVRNQKLPKEFSAKFREESAMIYSLLCEKPEDRPKASDLKSSLEKLNELFGPERIMCQDNATV
- the LOC115399715 gene encoding interferon-induced, double-stranded RNA-activated protein kinase-like isoform X2, with protein sequence MASENYVGELNQYAQKHRVPLQIEYLGSDGPDHNKTFRWRVTLDGKTYPVGEGKTKMEAKQDAAEKAWKRLSKGDDQDSVDSDQNATAASAPGHRDSLNYICCLNQYGQINGVNIRPEETTRPERHGTTYNSTRSLSLNSSDSGLKEKEINYIGIVNHYCQKTGIECAYIEVGRSGPPHNLRFFFKLKINNKEYDAAEGTSKKEAQQKAARLAWSALQEQSDWDSKVSLRSVESEDDGPSESSGPSTTLDSSEALSHNMSSNTSDSIIFAEPSNHSNAQVSRSIESENNALSRFTGLNAQVSSEPSSQSSQEKQSSAKDPSFENAASNTASSSRFTTDFDDITALGKGGFGRVYKAREKLLGKYCAIKIVRAKKKALREVQALSDLYHRNIVLYRDCWMEDSKYNDGTAADNSSHSDDSPPQYLYIKMELYDKTLSDWIDNMNESNTSHFKRREESLPVARQIVYGVDYIHSQNLIHRDLKPLNIMFGQGGEVKIGDFGLVTAEAADDDKIMKRTITGTRLYMAPEQLTKNTYDQKVDMFALGLIFLELLWKLSAGNGRKQIWNDVRNQKLPKEFSAKFREESAMIYSLLCEKPEDRPKASDLKSSLEKLNELFGPERIMCQDNATV